In one Bacillota bacterium genomic region, the following are encoded:
- a CDS encoding radical SAM protein — protein MRIRLKPYVRFRMERFGGLVSNTDGRILFVTAEVIRALETRSSSPELYQFLLHHRIVQQEAICPPALIGDHPEFLLDEIEIPSGMECLSSPLALHLLVTRRCNLFCPHCATGGGEVAHHELTEAELHGLLDEALEMGVFAISLSGGEPLTRSDLLPFLARADAAGLRVTVLTNGLLLDETILGHMPRNVSFLVSLDGLGEGYEYFRGSDNYRIISRTIRLLQESGRQFALTCMFTRLNKDQTRKVMQRFLLAEGIPVIPTPVLPLGRARSHEELLLSKDDAEAFVALKQMKREYYATKKARSDSPSGQPSFTIDDMTEIFESAFWACSGTRSDLAVNFDGTVYPCLNCVCASVFPLGNIRETTVKQIWHSSEATKRFRQITWSDFRRCSGCDIASFCNFRCPALSLIAHGDPLVCGADAFTQAVIRLGARQRLSDPLR, from the coding sequence GTCACTGCCGAGGTGATCCGTGCACTCGAAACTCGCAGCTCTTCGCCTGAACTGTACCAGTTCCTGTTGCATCACAGGATCGTCCAACAGGAGGCCATCTGTCCTCCTGCGCTTATCGGGGATCACCCCGAGTTCCTTCTGGACGAAATCGAGATTCCATCAGGTATGGAATGCCTGTCCAGTCCGCTCGCTCTCCACCTTCTGGTGACTCGTCGGTGCAATCTATTCTGCCCTCACTGTGCCACGGGAGGCGGGGAGGTAGCTCATCATGAGTTGACAGAAGCCGAATTACACGGGCTCCTAGATGAGGCTCTGGAGATGGGAGTCTTCGCTATCTCGCTTTCAGGAGGGGAACCACTGACTAGGTCTGATCTGCTTCCGTTTCTGGCGCGCGCTGATGCCGCGGGGCTGCGGGTGACCGTACTGACAAACGGACTTCTTCTCGATGAGACGATACTAGGCCATATGCCTCGCAATGTCTCCTTCTTGGTCAGCCTGGATGGTCTGGGCGAGGGGTACGAGTACTTCCGCGGGAGCGACAACTACAGGATCATCAGCAGGACGATCAGGCTGCTCCAGGAGTCCGGCCGGCAGTTTGCCCTCACGTGCATGTTCACCAGGCTCAACAAGGATCAGACTCGAAAGGTGATGCAGCGGTTTCTCCTCGCCGAGGGCATCCCGGTAATCCCAACACCGGTGCTGCCCCTGGGGCGGGCGCGCTCCCATGAAGAACTACTGTTGAGTAAAGATGACGCGGAGGCCTTCGTCGCGCTGAAACAGATGAAGCGGGAATACTATGCGACGAAGAAGGCCCGGAGCGATTCCCCATCCGGTCAGCCTTCGTTTACCATCGACGACATGACCGAGATTTTCGAAAGCGCATTCTGGGCATGTTCTGGCACCCGATCGGATCTCGCAGTCAACTTCGACGGCACTGTATACCCTTGCCTGAACTGCGTCTGTGCTTCCGTGTTTCCGTTGGGCAACATCCGGGAGACCACTGTCAAGCAGATCTGGCATTCGAGCGAAGCCACCAAGCGCTTCCGTCAGATCACGTGGTCGGATTTTCGGCGTTGCTCGGGGTGTGACATCGCGTCGTTCTGCAACTTCCGTTGTCCGGCACTCTCCTTAATCGCGCATGGCGACCCCTTGGTCTGTGGGGCCGACGCGTTCACCCAGGCAGTGATCCGGCTTGGTGCGCGGCAGAGGCTTTCCGACCCGCTACGGTGA